A part of Aegilops tauschii subsp. strangulata cultivar AL8/78 chromosome 2, Aet v6.0, whole genome shotgun sequence genomic DNA contains:
- the LOC141041177 gene encoding probable carboxylesterase Os04g0669600 produces the protein MAAISFFCFDESPSQTALERQEAIVGVVRRGERDQRRMIVAMAGALAIASVLLYPKTLAGCTVFNGLVPLSKSFSDRVTLEARKMPVLWFHGMADGVPPASCDEEEAPAIGGRPSSSSEASAGSRAQAAAHISSSRHRMTEATDP, from the exons ATGGCGGCCATCTCCTTCTTCTGCTTCGACGAGAGTCCATCCCAGACTGctttggagcgccaggaggccatagTGGGCGTGGTGCGGAGAGGAGAAAGGGACCAAAGGAGGATGATTGTGGCTATGGCCG GTGCTCTAGCCATAGCAAGTGTTCTGCTCTACCCCAAGACTTTAGCTGGGTGTACTGTTTTCAATGGTTTAGTTCCTCTAAGCAAAtcattttctgacagggtgacgCTTGAAGCCAGAAAG ATGCCGGTTTTATGGTTCCATGGGATGGCAGATGGGGTG CCCCCGGCGTCAtgcgacgaggaggaggcgcccGCCATCGGCGGCAGGCCGAGCTCGTCGTCCGAGGCCTCAGCAGGAAGCCGAGCTCAGGCTGCGGCGCATATCTCCTCCTCCAGGCACCGCATGACGGAGGCCACCGATCCATGA
- the LOC109767325 gene encoding uncharacterized protein, which translates to MVLEDESSVDQSSLPYMHSSSTDGLNEVLICPLSLCELLQVPFNLEDPDYKGLELDVMSPCEKHGMASERLVAFEGTDTGRRFLACAQPAGSNCGFVEWVDHQWPPTMQNALLKLWAMVEDAKTARVNDNLESSFTIHHLTEEKNKLDANYDKLVQDVHELMNFQEDKVVDFRHLQSAITYQQEVRKELIDDMKAQMASEMAKKDEETQKLTLKYELLLNLTRAQATVIQNLKLNKMKEKQVLTEASMNLELKNAELTKCQEKLTQEKLELKLQVADLLKGNEKHIEEKWQLEFQNEKLKEKFRGIQAILEK; encoded by the exons ATGGTTTTGGAGGACGAAAGCAGCGTCGACCAGTCTAGCCTCCCGTACATGCATTCTTCCTCCACAGACGGTCTCAACGAG GTTTTGATTTGCCCATTGTCTTTGTGCGAGCTTCTGCAGGTCCCTTTCAACCTTGAAGATCCAGATTACAAGGGGCTTGAGCTGGATGTGATGTCTCCATGTGAGAAGCACGGCATGGCATCTGAGAGGCTTGTTGCCTTTGAAGGAACAGACACAGGCAGGCGGTTTTTAGCATGTGCACAGCCG GCAGGTAGCAATTGTGGCTTTGTTGAATGGGTTGATCACCAGTGGCCCCCAACAATGCAGAATGCATTGTTGAAGCTATGGGCAATGGTTGAAGATGCCAAAACTGCTAGGGTGAACGACAATCTTGAAAGTTCTTTCACTATCCACCATCTGACAGAAGAAAAGAACAAGCTGGATGCCAACTATGACAAGCTAGTCCAAGATGTGCACGAGCTGATGAACTTCCAGGAAGATAAGGTGGTGGATTTCAGACATCTGCAGTCTGCCATTACATATCAGCAGGAGGTAAGAAAAGAACTGATTGATGATATGAAGGCACAGATGGCAAGTGAGATGGCAAAGAAAGATGAAGAGACCCAGAAACTTACTCTGAAGTATGAGCTGCTGCTCAACCTAACAAGAGCTCAAGCAACAGTCATTCAGAACTTGAAGTTGAACAAAATGAAAGAGAAGCAAGTGCTTACTGAAGCTAGTATGAATTTGGAGCTGAAGAATGCAGAGCTAACAAAGTGTCAGGAGAAGCTCACCCAAGAGAAGCTAGAGTTGAAGCTTCAGGTTGCTGATCTGCTTAAGGGAAATGAAAAGCATATTGAAGAGAAGTGGCAGTTAGAGTTTCAGAATGAAAAGTTGAAGGAGAAGTTCAGGGGGATTCAGGCCATCTTGGAGAAGTGA